One window of the Pseudomonas sp. S04 genome contains the following:
- a CDS encoding DUF3757 domain-containing protein, translated as MYIKQIALLIPFLMSANAWAGTVEYCPKVADIKEVGTTGSYVAATVSGQGEWNGTSQVGRGPVGGFDEAIFKAHGDAVEGVVIGEILHCGYSLRDGGKLDMRFKREGTVVSIQAGGAWEPWYSQYYCEDKAEGACTFKELPRPGKG; from the coding sequence ATGTATATCAAACAAATTGCGTTGTTGATTCCTTTCCTGATGTCGGCGAATGCCTGGGCAGGAACCGTGGAGTATTGCCCGAAAGTTGCGGATATCAAGGAAGTCGGTACCACCGGCAGTTATGTCGCAGCTACCGTCAGCGGCCAGGGTGAGTGGAATGGCACTTCGCAGGTTGGGCGCGGCCCGGTAGGTGGGTTCGATGAGGCAATATTCAAGGCCCATGGCGATGCAGTCGAAGGTGTGGTGATCGGTGAAATCCTGCACTGCGGGTACAGTCTGCGTGACGGTGGTAAGTTGGACATGCGCTTCAAGCGCGAAGGCACTGTTGTCAGTATTCAGGCGGGGGGAGCCTGGGAACCGTGGTATAGCCAGTATTATTGCGAAGATAAAGCCGAGGGTGCCTGCACCTTCAAGGAATTACCTCGTCCAGGTAAGGGCTAG
- a CDS encoding DNA polymerase III subunit chi, with product MDTPKPLQKAAHLLDDLESIRQLLGDDNLQPPLLTDTVETASDEGQIPLLFDQVSGKPLAEAVEQPAPAPAPAATTTAQQAADVMLHLDGELRAAAQLIMQDVIDDFAPHIETEIKRRLDARMERLLSQYDN from the coding sequence ATGGACACGCCAAAACCACTGCAAAAGGCCGCTCACCTGCTGGATGACCTCGAGTCGATCCGCCAGTTGCTCGGCGATGACAACCTGCAACCACCACTGCTGACCGACACCGTCGAGACCGCAAGTGATGAAGGCCAGATTCCCCTGCTGTTCGACCAAGTCAGCGGCAAACCACTGGCCGAAGCCGTCGAACAACCTGCTCCAGCACCAGCACCAGCCGCCACGACCACCGCTCAGCAAGCTGCCGACGTCATGCTGCATCTGGATGGTGAGTTGCGCGCGGCCGCGCAGTTGATCATGCAAGACGTGATCGATGACTTTGCCCCGCACATCGAGACGGAAATCAAGCGTCGCCTCGATGCACGAATGGAACGGTTATTGAGCCAGTACGACAACTGA
- a CDS encoding DNA polymerase III subunit chi — protein sequence MTKVDFYILPSADPQARLDFACKLSEKAWRMGHRIYLHCSDAAQRDDLDARLWAFKGESFVPHGPAESEPDGLIVLGLGDDPGEHQDLLVNLDLKVPPFAQRFARVAEVVVEDPAIRQAARESFRFYREQGYPLQDHRLQRL from the coding sequence ATGACCAAAGTCGACTTTTACATCCTGCCCAGCGCCGATCCCCAGGCGCGGCTGGATTTCGCCTGCAAACTCAGCGAAAAGGCCTGGCGCATGGGGCACCGCATCTACCTGCACTGCAGCGATGCCGCCCAACGCGACGACCTGGATGCTCGCCTGTGGGCGTTCAAGGGCGAAAGCTTCGTACCCCACGGCCCAGCCGAGAGCGAACCGGACGGCTTGATTGTGCTGGGCCTGGGCGATGATCCGGGCGAGCACCAGGACCTGCTGGTCAACCTCGACCTCAAGGTCCCACCATTTGCCCAACGGTTTGCCCGAGTGGCAGAAGTAGTAGTCGAAGATCCCGCTATTCGTCAGGCCGCGCGGGAGAGTTTCCGCTTCTACCGCGAACAGGGCTATCCTCTGCAAGATCACCGTCTACAGCGACTCTGA